The Gouania willdenowi chromosome 7, fGouWil2.1, whole genome shotgun sequence genome includes a window with the following:
- the LOC114467106 gene encoding PTB domain-containing engulfment adapter protein 1 isoform X1, whose product MNDTSEDDNEISFLVKFLGRVEVVHPDGLQVLQDAALSLKTQEKYSTEKATKCKVHVFVSQSGIDILENETKFLLYSCPMSTVSFCAILPSSPKVCGFVARHPAADRYHCYLFKSKSLAPVLVSVIGDTFRVSKRNESVRGGRDLIVEALRHKNKVLQKENAELKRRLAKQAE is encoded by the exons ATGAATGACACATCAGAGGATGACAATGAGATCTCATTCTTAGTAAAG TTCCTTGGTCGGGTAGAGGTGGTCCACCCTGACGGTCTGCAAGTCCTGCAGGATGCAGCTCTCAGCCTGAAG ACACAagagaagtactccacagaaaAGGCAACGAAATGCAAAGTCCATGTCTTTGTTTCCCAGAGTGGGATAGATATTTTAGAGAACGAAACCAAG TTCCTTCTGTACTCGTGCCCAATGTCCACTGTGTCCTTCTGTGCCATTTTGCCATCTTCACCCAAAGTCTGTGGTTTTGTGGCCAGACATCCAGCTGCAGATAGGTACCACTGTTATCTGTTCAAGAGCAAGAGTTTA GCTCCTGTGCTGGTCTCAGTGATTGGGGACACATTTCGAGTTTCAAAGAGAAATGAGAGTGTCCGAGGTGGTCGAGACCTGATTGTAGAGGCTCTCAGGCATAAG aataaagtACTGCAAAAAGAGAATGCTGAGCTAAAAAGGAGGCTTGCAAAACAAGCTGAATAA
- the tmem106c gene encoding transmembrane protein 106C gives MGTHWSSSGSSLSLLPDRQTGDRDSDNESLDGLGRREDIAQFPYVEFTGRDSITCPTCQGTGRIPSGQVNELVALIPYSDTRLRPQRTNLYVLLSVLLCLLASSLVAFFLFPRAVVVVDDGIRSVTVYFDRSKMKVLMNMTSTLNFSNPNFFSVLVQSVNSQVLYMKSVIGTKQLNNATNILPLSERQVNYTVSVEIGSSAPYVYAFCTMPSIKVHNIVVFMQTSVKTSYMVRTSQNSLEAYRYIDCGSNTTHHLSASHMLTECGDGKT, from the exons ATGGGGACGCATTGGTCGTCGAGTGGCAGCAGTTTGTCGCTTCTCCCTGACAGGCAGACCGGGGACAGAGACTCGGACAATGAGTCCCTGGACGGGCTCGGCCGGCGGGAGGACATAGCTCAGTTCCCGTATGTGGAGTTCACCGGCAGGGACAGTATCACGTGTCCGACATGTCAGGGCACAGGTCGGATTCCCTCAG GTCAAGTCAATGAGCTGGTTGCTCTGATCCCATACAGCGATACAAGGCTGCGTCCCCAAAGAAC GAACCTGTATGTGCTCCTCTCAGttcttctctgtctgctggCATCTTCACTCGTGGCCTTCTTCCTCTTCCCCCGTGCAGTGGTAGTGGTGGATGATGGGATACGCTCGGTAACTGTGTATTTTGATCGATCCAAAATGAAGGTCCTGATGAATATGACA AGTACACTCAATTTCAGCAATCCCAACTTCTTCTCAGTGCTGGTGCAGAGTGTGAACTCTCAGGTTCTCTACATGAAGTCTGTAATCGGAACCAAGCAGCTGAACAACGCCACCAACATCCTGCCACTCAGTGAGCGTCAG GTGAATTACACCGTCAGTGTGGAGATAGGGAGCAGCGCCCCCTATGTCTA tGCCTTCTGCACCATGCCCAGTATTAAGGTCCACAACATAGTGGTATTTATGCA AACATCAGTCAAAACCTCCTACATGGTGCGAACGTCCCAGAACAGCCTTGAGGCTTACCGCTACATCGACTGTGGCTCCAACACCACACACCACCTGTCAGCTTCGCACATGCTCACTGAATGTGGGGATGGGAAAACATGA
- the LOC114467106 gene encoding PTB domain-containing engulfment adapter protein 1 isoform X2 → MNDTSEDDNEISFLVKFLGRVEVVHPDGLQVLQDAALSLKFLLYSCPMSTVSFCAILPSSPKVCGFVARHPAADRYHCYLFKSKSLAPVLVSVIGDTFRVSKRNESVRGGRDLIVEALRHKNKVLQKENAELKRRLAKQAE, encoded by the exons ATGAATGACACATCAGAGGATGACAATGAGATCTCATTCTTAGTAAAG TTCCTTGGTCGGGTAGAGGTGGTCCACCCTGACGGTCTGCAAGTCCTGCAGGATGCAGCTCTCAGCCTGAAG TTCCTTCTGTACTCGTGCCCAATGTCCACTGTGTCCTTCTGTGCCATTTTGCCATCTTCACCCAAAGTCTGTGGTTTTGTGGCCAGACATCCAGCTGCAGATAGGTACCACTGTTATCTGTTCAAGAGCAAGAGTTTA GCTCCTGTGCTGGTCTCAGTGATTGGGGACACATTTCGAGTTTCAAAGAGAAATGAGAGTGTCCGAGGTGGTCGAGACCTGATTGTAGAGGCTCTCAGGCATAAG aataaagtACTGCAAAAAGAGAATGCTGAGCTAAAAAGGAGGCTTGCAAAACAAGCTGAATAA